A genomic window from Candidatus Poribacteria bacterium includes:
- the gyrA gene encoding DNA gyrase subunit A has translation MAISPPPTIDDSTERILTRYIEDELRDSYLTYAMSVNTNRAIPDVRDGLKPSSRRILYAMYEEGLTSDRPYDKCAAVVGEVMKNFHPHGDGPIYQTLVGMAQDFSMRYPLLDGQGNFGSIDDDPPGAMRYTEVRLSRLSNEMLADIDRDTVDFQPNYKESTTEPTVLPARLPNLIVNGTTGIGVGYLTRIPPHNLGEVVDALVHLVDHPDATLDALMAFIPAPDFPTGGVIVGRDGVREAFGTGRGSITMRARTTIEPVKDREQIIVTEIPYQIKKNALLEKMAHCVNEKTITGISDIRDESDREIRIVIELKRGEVTQVVLNQLFKHTPLQTTFNVLSLCLVDGQPRELSLPDMLYHYVEHRREVIRRRTAYDLRRGEERLHVLEGYRNALSHIDEIIEIVQESSSPAEAREAIIDRFGFSEIQAVEILGLTLQRLTGLERQKINDEYTDLLVKVEEYRAILESDLLVRNIIKEELLVLKETYADSRRTSIIAHEGDLRMEDLIADEQMVITLSHSGYIKRIPQDTYHRQRRGGVGIKGVESREDDFVSDMFIASNHQYILIFTNTGRCYWLKVYEIPEASRQARGRALVNLLSLNDEESIAAVVPVHEFDETRTLLFATRAGIVKRCALDDFSRPLSTGIIAQSLRDGDVLMDVRILEPEDQIIMVTEQGMSIRFSQDDVRVMGRTAQGVRGITLNDGDAVAGVAAVVPDTKVDDATLLVVTENGYGKRTDIDEYRLQNRGGKGIITIKTNRRNGKVVGARLVSPDDEIMVINTNGLITRMSVRDMRVIGRNTQGVKIMSLREGEHIQAIARIQEDAESEVQGDANGNGAGGSNESSES, from the coding sequence ATGGCAATTTCTCCTCCACCGACGATCGACGATTCGACTGAGCGCATCCTGACGCGCTACATCGAGGACGAACTCCGCGATTCGTACCTGACGTACGCGATGAGCGTCAATACGAACCGCGCTATCCCCGACGTGCGCGACGGGCTCAAACCCTCCTCCCGGCGCATCCTCTACGCGATGTACGAGGAGGGACTCACCAGCGACCGACCCTACGACAAGTGCGCTGCCGTCGTCGGCGAGGTGATGAAGAACTTCCACCCCCACGGCGATGGGCCCATCTACCAGACTCTCGTCGGGATGGCGCAGGACTTCTCGATGCGCTATCCGCTGCTCGACGGGCAGGGCAACTTCGGCTCCATCGACGACGACCCGCCCGGAGCCATGCGCTACACGGAAGTGCGGCTCTCCCGGCTCTCCAACGAGATGCTCGCCGACATCGACCGCGACACCGTCGATTTCCAGCCCAACTACAAGGAATCGACGACCGAGCCGACGGTTCTCCCCGCGCGGCTCCCCAATCTGATCGTCAACGGGACGACCGGCATCGGCGTCGGCTATCTGACGCGCATCCCGCCGCACAACCTCGGCGAGGTCGTTGACGCGCTCGTCCACCTGGTCGATCACCCGGACGCGACGCTCGACGCCCTGATGGCGTTCATCCCTGCGCCGGATTTCCCGACGGGCGGCGTCATCGTCGGGCGTGACGGCGTCCGCGAGGCGTTCGGGACGGGTCGGGGTTCCATCACGATGCGCGCGCGGACGACCATCGAGCCGGTCAAAGACCGCGAGCAGATCATCGTCACGGAGATTCCCTACCAGATCAAGAAGAACGCCCTGCTCGAGAAGATGGCGCACTGCGTCAACGAGAAGACCATCACCGGTATCTCGGACATCCGCGACGAATCCGACCGCGAGATCCGCATCGTCATCGAGCTCAAGCGCGGCGAAGTGACCCAGGTCGTCTTGAACCAACTCTTCAAGCACACGCCGCTCCAGACGACCTTCAACGTCCTGTCGCTCTGCCTCGTCGACGGACAGCCGCGCGAACTCTCCCTCCCCGACATGCTCTACCACTACGTCGAGCATCGGCGGGAGGTCATCCGGCGGCGCACGGCGTACGACCTGCGCCGTGGCGAAGAGCGGCTCCACGTCCTCGAAGGCTACCGGAACGCCCTCAGCCACATCGACGAGATCATCGAGATCGTCCAGGAATCGAGCTCGCCCGCCGAAGCGCGCGAGGCGATCATCGACCGCTTCGGGTTCTCCGAAATCCAGGCGGTCGAAATCCTCGGACTCACCCTCCAGCGCCTGACCGGGCTGGAACGCCAGAAGATCAACGACGAATACACCGACCTGCTCGTCAAGGTCGAAGAGTACCGCGCGATCCTCGAAAGCGATCTGCTCGTTCGCAACATCATCAAGGAAGAGCTGCTCGTCCTCAAAGAGACCTACGCGGACAGCCGCCGCACGTCGATCATCGCCCACGAGGGCGACCTACGGATGGAAGACCTCATCGCCGACGAGCAGATGGTCATCACGCTCTCCCATTCGGGCTACATCAAGCGGATCCCGCAGGACACCTACCATCGCCAGCGGCGCGGCGGAGTGGGTATCAAGGGCGTCGAGTCGCGCGAGGACGATTTCGTCAGCGACATGTTCATCGCCTCCAACCACCAGTACATCCTCATCTTCACGAACACGGGGCGATGCTACTGGCTCAAGGTCTATGAGATACCGGAGGCGAGCCGTCAGGCGCGGGGTAGGGCGCTGGTGAATCTTCTCTCCCTCAACGATGAGGAGAGCATCGCCGCCGTCGTGCCCGTCCACGAGTTCGACGAGACGCGGACGCTCCTGTTCGCGACGCGCGCCGGCATCGTCAAGCGATGCGCCCTGGACGACTTCTCCCGTCCGCTCTCGACGGGCATCATCGCCCAGTCTCTGCGCGACGGCGACGTGCTCATGGACGTCCGCATCCTGGAACCTGAGGACCAGATCATCATGGTCACCGAGCAGGGCATGTCGATCCGGTTCTCCCAGGACGACGTGCGGGTGATGGGCAGAACCGCCCAGGGCGTGCGCGGCATCACGCTCAACGACGGAGACGCCGTCGCCGGGGTCGCCGCCGTCGTGCCGGATACGAAGGTCGATGACGCGACGCTCCTCGTCGTGACGGAGAACGGTTACGGCAAACGGACGGATATCGACGAGTACCGTTTGCAGAACCGGGGCGGCAAAGGCATCATCACGATCAAGACGAATCGGAGGAACGGAAAGGTCGTCGGAGCCCGCCTCGTCTCGCCGGATGACGAGATCATGGTCATCAACACCAACGGGCTCATCACCCGGATGTCCGTCCGCGACATGCGCGTCATCGGGCGCAACACCCAGGGAGTTAAGATCATGTCCCTGCGGGAGGGCGAGCACATCCAAGCGATCGCGCGTATCCAAGAGGACGCCGAATCCGAAGTGCAGGGAGACGCGAATGGGAACGGCGCGGGAGGTTCCAACGAATCGTCGGAGTCGTGA
- a CDS encoding type II toxin-antitoxin system HicA family toxin translates to MRLPRDINGDELVARLARFGYVVVRQSGSHLRLTSTFRDEAHHVTVPRHQPLKVGTLSAIVKEVARYLDRDWRELVDDLFSH, encoded by the coding sequence GTGAGACTTCCTCGCGACATTAACGGCGACGAACTCGTGGCTCGCTTGGCACGGTTCGGGTATGTGGTTGTCCGGCAGAGCGGGAGCCATCTGAGGTTGACTTCGACGTTCAGGGATGAAGCCCATCACGTCACCGTTCCGCGCCATCAGCCTCTCAAAGTCGGGACGCTGAGCGCGATCGTCAAAGAGGTCGCGCGATATCTAGACAGGGACTGGCGCGAGCTTGTCGACGACCTTTTCTCGCACTGA
- a CDS encoding 2-oxoisovalerate dehydrogenase, with amino-acid sequence MNSEILFLAEESLEGGYEARALGHAIFTQAETYDELKDMIRDAVCVHFEEEDRPRIIRVHFVREEVLSA; translated from the coding sequence ATGAACAGCGAAATCCTGTTCCTGGCTGAAGAGTCGCTCGAGGGCGGATACGAAGCGCGGGCGCTCGGCCACGCGATCTTCACCCAAGCCGAGACGTACGACGAGCTCAAGGACATGATCCGCGATGCGGTGTGCGTGCATTTCGAAGAGGAAGACCGTCCCCGAATCATCCGTGTACACTTCGTCCGGGAAGAAGTGCTCTCCGCGTGA